GGACGCTTCGAACGAGTAGTTTTGCTCCACGTCGATGACGTAGAGCACGTGAACGGTCGCGCCGAAGCGCTCGGCTACCCCGTAGGCCTGTCCCACGGCACTGTTTGCGGCGTCGCTTCCGTCGGTCGGCAGCAGAATCGTCTGGTACATACCCAAACGTCACCGGCCTTCCTCATTATATTCTCGGGCCGCTCTTGAATTCTAGTCGAAGTGAATTAGCGGTTTGATGATCCCATCCTCTTTGCTCTCCATCAGCCGGAACGCCTCTTCAATTTCGTCGAAGTCGAACTCGTGGGTAGTCATCGGCGTTGGATCGACCAGCCCCGCATCGAGGAGTCGTAAGAGCCGTCGCAGTCGGAGCCGACCGCCGGGACAGAGGCCGGTGACGATGTCCTTTTCGGCCATGCCGACGCCCCACTCCTCACGCGGGACGTTCACGTACTCGCCCTCGCCGTGATAGCCGATGTTCGAAATCTTCCCGCCGGGCCTGGTCACCGCGACGCACTGCTCGAGCGTCGCCGAGGAACCAAGGGCTTCGATGGCGGCATCGACGCCCCTGTCGTCGGTCAGTTCACGGATTCGCTCGACGGGATCGTGCTCCTCGAAGTCGACTATCTCCGTCGCTCCGTAGTGTTCGGCGAGTTCCTGGCGTTCCGGGACCGATTCGACCGCGAGGATCTGTCCTGCCCCCTGGAGTGCCGCACCTTTGGTGGCCATGAGGCCCACGGGACCCTGGGCGAACACCGCGACGGTCCCACCGATGGGGATGTCGGCGTGTTCGGCACCCATGAACCCCGTGCTCATCATGTCAGTAGTGTACACCGCCTCCTCGTCGCTGACGTCGTCGGGAATGTGGGCCAGGTTTGCGTCCGCCTCGTTGACATGAGCGTACTCCGCGAACGTGCCGTCTTTCACGTTCGCGAACTTCCACCCACCGAGGGCGCCGTTCGACTGCGACGGGTGGTCGTCCTGGGCCGCTTCCGACCCCCAGTCTGGGGTGATCGCACCGACGACAGCGCGGTCGCCCGGCTCGAATGACTCCACGGCCTCGCCGACCTCCTCGACGATGCCGACGACCTCGTGACCGAGCGTGAGGTTTTCCCGATCGCCGATTGCGCCGTGAACCGTGTGTACGTCGGATGTGCAGATGAGCCCCTTCGTCGGACGAAGAATTGCGTCGGTCGGGCCTGCTTCCGGTTCCTCTTTCTCGGCGAGTCCGGTTTCGCCGATCTCATTCATCACGAACGCTTGCATGACTGTAGGCCGTACCACAGCCGTCGTCTTGAAACGCTATTGGCCCTCTCACTGAATTATCACCTGGGGAAATGTGGAGGGGGACTCGCCGACTCGAGCGTCACACTGCGGCTCTACTCGAGTCGTCGATGTCGACGCGGACCGAGTGCGGCGTCTGATGCCGTGCGTCTATTCGCTCGGGCCCAGCGGCTGTTCAGTACGACCGCTGCGAGCAACTGCTAGCGTGAGAGTGAACGGAAGTGCCAGCGAATCCGAACGCCGCCTCAGTCGTGAGTGGCGCGACTGACTAACACGGGGCGGTCGGTTTCGAAGATGACCGACTGGGTGACGCTTCCGAAGACCGCCTTCCCGATGGAGGGCTGCTTGCGATCGCCGAGGACGTTCGCTTTGACCGACCCCGATGCGTTCGGCAGCGTCATCACGAAATCCGCCTGGGAGAGTGCTCGATCCTCGTCTATATCGACCGCTATGAGCACGCGAACACGGATCGTCACTCGACGCCCATCCCGGTGAAGATACGTGCCGAGGGGCAGTCAGCGACAGGGCGCTGACGAGTAGCCGATTTCCGGCCATCGATCGTTCTCTCCCCGAGCAGCCATCGGAGCTATGGCGGAGGTCCACGTGTTTCTCTCGGTCGGATCCCGTTCGTGGCCGTCCTCGTTCAGCAGCCATCTTTCTCTGTGCCCGGGAGTCAGCAAAGAGGGATATATTCTCAGCGGCCGTGTGACATGCTCCCACGACTGAAGTCGTGGGCTTCCCACGCCCGCCAACGGGCGGTTCGTTGGTCTCTTCGGCTTTCCAGTCCGACGAACTGGTGGGAGTGCCACGCCCCCGTTACTCCTATCCCGCGAGGGATTCGGAGGTACCTGGTTGTTTTGTGTCGGTCTGCGTCCCCGAGGGCTTACGTTTTGATGAGGCAAACACCGAGTCAACTGCCAGTTTTCGGGGTGTCAAACCGAAACGGGAAACCGTTCCGTCGACAATCGAATATACGCGCGTGGGGCACTCAAGCCTTCCGGTTTCGGCGTTTGCAAACTGTGCGGCGATTCATCCCACGACTGAAGTCGTGGGTTTTCTCGCCTAACCTGTATAAGAACCATGAACAGTATCCTCAAGGTCGCGGTGAGTGTGGTCGTCGGCATTATCGGCTTTCTCGTGATCGGTATCGGCGTGACCGAGGCCCTCGACCCCTACGTCTGGCCCTCCACGATGCTAGGGCTCCCTGCCGGCCTCACGGCCGGGATAGCCCTGGTCTTGCTCACGCACCTGGGCGTCACGTACCGGGAAGAAATCACTGCCACTGGCCGGAGCTCTGAACGGACGGTACGTCGCCTCCGGGCGACAATAGCGGGAATCATCGGGTTCGTTGCCGGCGGTGGACTCGCGGCGGTGGTTCTCTGGACGCAGGCGGTCGGCCTCGCAACAGCGATGATATTCGGGCTTCCCGTCGGAATCTTCGTGGCGGTGCTGGCCGCGGTTCTCGTCTCCCGTCGTGATGGGACGAGCCGCGCCTCATCCGGATCGCCTCCGGCGAACTCGCCGTAAGCCCGCTCTTCCTGGAGACGATCGATACGGAAAGGTTCGACGGGTAGCCGACCGTCAACGTCACGTATTGCGGATGCTGAGAGTACCTGGCCTGACCAGGCTCAGATACTGCCACTCCTGTGTCGACACATCTCGAGGAGACGAGAGCCAGCGGAAAATGAGTGGACCGGGCCCGCTCCAGGTTGCACGATTGTGCTGTGAATCTACTGGCCTCTTCGTCCGCATAATTCCCACACATGGATCGTTGCACTATCGTTATCGTTGTGCTCTTGCTCGCGGTACTCCTCCCGATGTGGTTCGTCGTGTCACAGGGCGGACCATCTTCGGAGGAAGCCCAGATCGATCACAGTGTCAGTGAGATCCGGCCGCTGGATGGGTTCGTCGATACACCAAACAAACTCTCTCCGAGCCAGGTAGGGGTGATCGTCTGGATGGCGCTGTTCAGCCTCGTCGGCGTGACGGAGTTTTTCCATCGGTTCATAGACTGGGCTGCCAAGCCCGATCAAGACGCCGAGGCAACCGTCGCCGACGGTGGCCGCGTCGCCTCTCCCTGGATCGAATCCGATGATCGGTGGATCGTCGCGTATCACCCCTCGAGCGCCTCTGTGCACTCGCGGCAGATAGCCCATCGAAAACCTTGGTGAGGAAACCATCCAACTTCCGTACTGTTGTACTTGTTCATTTGTTAGATCCCTATCCAGGGGCTCACTGAGTAGACCTACGAGCAGCTTTAGACGAAAAACTCGTAGTGACCAGTTTTCCCCTCATCCGTGACATGATCGCGGTCAACCGGTTCGGATTCGGGAGGAACTCGGCGTCGCTACGAACAGCATCTGGGTCGGATATCGCGACCAACTATGAAAAGGGCGTTCTACTGATCTAGTCTTCAGACGCTGGCCGAGTGGCTGGTTTGGTAGCTGGCGCAGGTGGCTCGTGCGTTCCGAACTCGGGGTGGGTCTCTTCCATCCACAGGTAGACGATCGCGCCGGAGACGAACATCAAAATTGCCGTCATGTAGAACGCGGCTTCGGCGTTCACGAACTGCATCGCGAGGCCGATCAGGATTGCGCCGACCCCGTAGCCCGCGTCCCGCCACATCCGGTAGACGCCCATTCCCGCCGACCGCCACGACGGGTGAGCGGCGTCGCCGGGGACGGTCATCAGATTCGGATAGAGTAACGCCATTCCCAGCCCGGAGACTGCGGCCAGGACGGCCCACGGGAGATAGCCCTCGACGAACACCATGCCGAGGACGCCTGCTCCCGCGAGGAACATCCCCGCGATGACCGGCGGACGCCGTCCGATGCGATCGGCGAGGCCGCCGGTGCCAATCTGGAGGAAGTACATCGCGCTGTGGACACCGACGACGACGCCAACGGCTTCGATCGCGAGCCCCTGACTCGTGAGATAGAGCGGCACCGCGACCCAGAACAGCGTGTCGACGAAGTTCTCGATGTGGCCGGCCTGCGCCGCGGCGAACAGCGTTCGGTCGCCGTACGTTGCCCGCTTCAGCACCTCATTGAAGGGGAGGTTCGCGTCGTGGTGGTCGTCGTCCCCCTCCAACTGTGCGAGGTGAACCGTTTCCTTGATGAGCAAAATGGAGATGAGGAGGGCGAGCACTACGACGACCGCGAGGAAGTAGAACGGCTCCGGTCGGAGGCTCGTCCGGCCGGCGATGACGCCCGTGATCCAGGCGCCAGCGGCGACGCCGGTGTAGCCGAACGCCTCGTCGATGCCGACGGCGAGCCCGCGCTGGTCGGGGCTCGCAAGATCGATCTTGGCGTTGATCGCCATGCTCCAGGTCAGCGCCTGGTTGATCCCGAGCAGAACGTTCCCGACGGTGATCCAGCTCCAGCTGGGGGCGTAGATGAGGATTATCGGGATCGGTAACGCGGTGAGCCAACCGAGCACGAGCACCGGCTTGCGACCGTACTCCTCGCCCCACTTCCCGGCGTAGAGGTTGAGTAGGGCCTTGACGAAGCCGAAGGAGACGACGAACGAGCCGATGACGAGAAACGACTCGACGCCGAGTACGTCCTCGCCCAAAACGGGTACGACGGTGCGCTCGGAACCAATCGTCAGTCCCGTTGCGAACACCAACAGGACGTGCAGCGAGAACTGCCCGAGGTGTTCGCGAATCCCCTGTTTCAGTGTAGTTGCCTCGCTCATGGATTACTCGGCAGCACAGCGGTTTGGACCCAGCTCGAGTTCGGACAACTCATCGTCGGGGATGTCTTCCTGCCCGACGTTCGTTCGCTTGACGCGTTCGAAGTTCGGCGGGTGATCCGGAATATCCGAGGCGAGCGTCTCGACGAACGCTTCCCGGTCGCGTTCGAGGTCGGTGTTCCGTTCTCGAACTTCGCCTAGCGTCGCGGTCACCGGGGGTTCGGGCGACCCGGAATCGTGTGCCGGGAGGACGACTGCGTCGTCCGGGCGGTCCAGCAGCCGCTGGAGACTCTCGTAGAGCGTCGCGGCGTTCGCTTCGGCGTCGGAATCCTCGATACCGGCTTCGACGCCGAGTTCGACGCGGCCGACGCTTTCGTGAAAGAGCGTATCGCCCGTAACGAGCGCCTCGTCGTCGATATCGAACGAGACGCTTCCCTCGCTGTGGCCGGGCGTGTGAATAACCTCGATGGCAACGCTCCCGACTTCGACCGTCTCTCCGTCTTCGACCGGGGTCGCGTCGATAGCGAGTGCATCCTTCAGGTGGAGATAGTACGGAACGCCGTGGCGTTCGGCGAGTTCCGCACCGCCGGAGACGTGGTCGGCGTGTGCGTGCGTATCGAAGACACTGACGAGTTCAGCATCGTGGTCGTCGAGAATCTCCTCGTACTCCTCGAGGTAGTGTGAGGGATCGAACACGGCCGCTTCACCGTCGGAAATCAGGACGTGAGAGAGACACCCCTTTCCCGGACGAGCGACCTGGACGAGCGTTCCGTCGAGGGTGGTCGGGACGGGCGCGCTCCGGTGAACGCGACTCCACCCGTTCATCCCGTCCGTGAGCGTCGCAGCCTCGTACCCGAGTTCTTCGAGCACATCCGTTGCGGTTTGCGAGACGACGCCCGCAGCACAGACGGTAACAATCTCCTTCTCGTCGGGGAGGGTTGCGAGGGCCTCCTTCGCCGTATTGGGGTTGTTGGCCAGTTCGTCGTAGACGTCGACGTTGATGCTATCCGGGATATGCCAGTCGTCGTACTCCTCCGTGTGACGGATATCGAGCACGAGCAGATCATCTGTATCGGTCTGCAACCGGTTACCGAGTTGCTTGGGACGAATCTTCGACATCAGTGGTTACCCATACGAGGGATTTTAGAATATAGGTGCTGCCGGTCATGACCGGCATCGTTATTTCTATTCGGTCCATCTACCCGTGTATGAGTCTCTACGAGGCCTCCTTCCGGGTCAAACACGAGTGTCCATATCGGGAGATCTCGGAACACTACCCGGACCTCACAATCCGCGAGTGGTACCTGAGCGACTGCCAGGTAATCGAGATCACGTCCCCGGAATTGCCAGCTGCCGAACTCCTCGAAGAAATCGACAATCTGGGGACGATCCTTCACAAGTCGATTGATTCGTCCGGTCTCCACGTCGTCACACAATCTTGCCTCTGTTCATTAGAGGACTCCATCATCGAACGGTTCGAGGAATACAACTGTCTGTACCAGCCGCCGACGATCCACCGGCAGGGCTGGGAGCACTACACGGTGATCGCGTTCGACGAGGGTGACGTCCGGGCTCTCCTTCACGATCTTGAGGCCAATCGAGACATCGAAGTCCTCTCGAAGACGGCGATTACAGAGCAGCAAATCCCTCACAGTATGTTGGCTCCGGTCGATCAGTTGTTCGAAGACGTGACTGAACGACAGCTGGCCGCGCTTCGGCTTGCCCTCGAGAGCGGGTACTACGAGCAACCACGGAAGACGTCACTCCGGGAATTGGCCGATCAGACGGCCGTTGCTCGCTCGACGTTCGAAGAGCACCTCCGAAAAGCGGAGAACAAATTCCTCACTAACGCCGGCCAGTTCTTACGGCTCGTCACTGCCACTTCGTCGTCCGATCCGCTCCAGATTGAAAAGACGCGGCAGTCGGAACAGATTGCCGACTAGCCGAACGGACACCATCAGAGTGAGGACGTTTGACTGACCGCCAGTAAGCACCCTATTGGTTTCCTCAAGATTGGAAAAACGCGTCCGGACCGTGATCGTCCTGCCACGCGAACGCAAAGAGTCGTCGTGCTGGTAGTCGTATCA
This region of Natronosalvus halobius genomic DNA includes:
- a CDS encoding NAD(P)-dependent alcohol dehydrogenase — translated: MQAFVMNEIGETGLAEKEEPEAGPTDAILRPTKGLICTSDVHTVHGAIGDRENLTLGHEVVGIVEEVGEAVESFEPGDRAVVGAITPDWGSEAAQDDHPSQSNGALGGWKFANVKDGTFAEYAHVNEADANLAHIPDDVSDEEAVYTTDMMSTGFMGAEHADIPIGGTVAVFAQGPVGLMATKGAALQGAGQILAVESVPERQELAEHYGATEIVDFEEHDPVERIRELTDDRGVDAAIEALGSSATLEQCVAVTRPGGKISNIGYHGEGEYVNVPREEWGVGMAEKDIVTGLCPGGRLRLRRLLRLLDAGLVDPTPMTTHEFDFDEIEEAFRLMESKEDGIIKPLIHFD
- a CDS encoding MBL fold metallo-hydrolase, with the protein product MSKIRPKQLGNRLQTDTDDLLVLDIRHTEEYDDWHIPDSINVDVYDELANNPNTAKEALATLPDEKEIVTVCAAGVVSQTATDVLEELGYEAATLTDGMNGWSRVHRSAPVPTTLDGTLVQVARPGKGCLSHVLISDGEAAVFDPSHYLEEYEEILDDHDAELVSVFDTHAHADHVSGGAELAERHGVPYYLHLKDALAIDATPVEDGETVEVGSVAIEVIHTPGHSEGSVSFDIDDEALVTGDTLFHESVGRVELGVEAGIEDSDAEANAATLYESLQRLLDRPDDAVVLPAHDSGSPEPPVTATLGEVRERNTDLERDREAFVETLASDIPDHPPNFERVKRTNVGQEDIPDDELSELELGPNRCAAE
- a CDS encoding MFS transporter → MSEATTLKQGIREHLGQFSLHVLLVFATGLTIGSERTVVPVLGEDVLGVESFLVIGSFVVSFGFVKALLNLYAGKWGEEYGRKPVLVLGWLTALPIPIILIYAPSWSWITVGNVLLGINQALTWSMAINAKIDLASPDQRGLAVGIDEAFGYTGVAAGAWITGVIAGRTSLRPEPFYFLAVVVVLALLISILLIKETVHLAQLEGDDDHHDANLPFNEVLKRATYGDRTLFAAAQAGHIENFVDTLFWVAVPLYLTSQGLAIEAVGVVVGVHSAMYFLQIGTGGLADRIGRRPPVIAGMFLAGAGVLGMVFVEGYLPWAVLAAVSGLGMALLYPNLMTVPGDAAHPSWRSAGMGVYRMWRDAGYGVGAILIGLAMQFVNAEAAFYMTAILMFVSGAIVYLWMEETHPEFGTHEPPAPATKPATRPASED
- a CDS encoding helix-turn-helix domain-containing protein, encoding MSLYEASFRVKHECPYREISEHYPDLTIREWYLSDCQVIEITSPELPAAELLEEIDNLGTILHKSIDSSGLHVVTQSCLCSLEDSIIERFEEYNCLYQPPTIHRQGWEHYTVIAFDEGDVRALLHDLEANRDIEVLSKTAITEQQIPHSMLAPVDQLFEDVTERQLAALRLALESGYYEQPRKTSLRELADQTAVARSTFEEHLRKAENKFLTNAGQFLRLVTATSSSDPLQIEKTRQSEQIAD